From Bradyrhizobium sp. NDS-1, the proteins below share one genomic window:
- a CDS encoding pyridoxamine 5'-phosphate oxidase family protein: MSVIETVAQLEAIYGVTNDASTVKVADHVTPLYRVFLEKAPFAALATIGPEGIDCSPRGDLPGFVRIHDPKTLMLPDRRGNNRVDSLRNIVRDPRVSLMFLIPGSGNAVRVNGRAHLSIDPELLASFKVEGKAPRSVMVMKVDEIYFQCARAIVRSDLWNPDKRVDPKALPTPGQILAEMSDNKVGGDEYDRIWPERAAATMW; the protein is encoded by the coding sequence ATGTCGGTGATCGAAACGGTCGCTCAGCTCGAGGCCATCTACGGCGTCACCAACGACGCCTCGACCGTGAAAGTCGCCGACCATGTCACGCCGCTCTATCGGGTCTTCCTCGAGAAGGCGCCGTTCGCGGCGCTCGCCACCATCGGCCCTGAAGGCATCGACTGCTCGCCGCGCGGCGATTTGCCCGGCTTCGTCCGGATCCATGACCCCAAGACGCTGATGCTGCCGGACCGCCGCGGCAACAACCGCGTCGATTCCCTGCGCAACATCGTGCGCGATCCCAGGGTGTCGCTGATGTTCCTGATCCCCGGCTCGGGCAATGCGGTTCGCGTCAACGGCCGCGCCCATCTCTCCATCGATCCCGAGCTGCTGGCCTCGTTCAAGGTGGAAGGCAAGGCGCCGCGCAGCGTCATGGTGATGAAGGTCGACGAGATCTACTTCCAGTGCGCCCGCGCCATCGTGCGCTCCGACCTCTGGAATCCCGACAAACGGGTTGATCCGAAGGCCCTGCCGACGCCCGGCCAGATCCTCGCCGAGATGAGCGACAACAAGGTCGGCGGCGACGAATATGATCGGATCTGGCCGGAACGCGCAGCCGCTACGATGTGGTGA
- the phnL gene encoding phosphonate C-P lyase system protein PhnL translates to MTAMIEIADANKTFTMHLQGGIELPVVSGVTFQVNPGECVVLSGPSGAGKSSILKMIFGNYRCDSGRIGIRHRGALIDLASAEPRQVLNIRRSTIGYVSQFLRAVPRVATIDVVAEPLIVNGMARADAQARASELLHRLNIPERLWQLPPATFSGGEQQRVNIARGFISDLPILLLDEPTASLDAANRAVVVELVTEKKRQGVAMVAIVHDDEIRHLIADRIVDVTSFAAAA, encoded by the coding sequence ATGACCGCAATGATCGAAATCGCTGACGCCAACAAGACCTTCACGATGCACCTGCAGGGCGGCATCGAGCTGCCGGTCGTCAGCGGCGTGACCTTCCAGGTCAATCCCGGCGAGTGCGTGGTGCTCTCGGGGCCATCGGGCGCCGGAAAATCGTCGATCCTGAAGATGATCTTCGGCAATTACCGCTGTGATTCGGGGCGCATTGGCATCCGCCATCGCGGTGCGCTGATCGATCTCGCCAGCGCGGAGCCGCGGCAGGTGCTCAACATTCGCCGTTCCACCATCGGCTATGTCAGCCAGTTCCTGCGGGCAGTGCCGCGCGTTGCGACCATCGACGTGGTCGCCGAGCCGTTGATCGTGAACGGCATGGCCCGCGCCGATGCGCAAGCCCGCGCCAGCGAGTTGTTGCACCGTCTCAATATTCCGGAGCGCCTGTGGCAGCTTCCGCCCGCGACCTTCTCCGGCGGCGAGCAGCAGCGCGTCAACATCGCGCGCGGCTTTATCTCGGACCTGCCGATCCTTCTGCTCGACGAGCCCACCGCCTCGCTCGATGCCGCCAACCGCGCTGTGGTGGTCGAGCTGGTCACTGAAAAGAAGCGCCAGGGCGTCGCCATGGTCGCCATTGTCCATGACGACGAAATCCGCCATTTGATTGCCGACCGTATCGTCGACGTCACCAGCTTTGCCGCCGCTGCCTGA
- the phnN gene encoding phosphonate metabolism protein/1,5-bisphosphokinase (PRPP-forming) PhnN: MSETAAMAQGAAGGIGPGRLVLVVGPSGAGKDTLLRLARAACVDDHRVVFPRRVVTRESSADEDNIAATSDEFRQAREHGDFAVHWEAHGHSYALSTGINDDIRAGRTVVANVSRTVIGALRQTYANVVVVAITAPPDVLAQRLAARARHSDGNIAERLARSVDEASAPADVTILNAGSADYHGRQLLRVIRNDGWQE; this comes from the coding sequence ATGAGCGAGACCGCGGCCATGGCGCAGGGCGCAGCAGGCGGGATCGGACCCGGGCGGCTCGTGCTCGTGGTCGGTCCCAGCGGCGCCGGCAAGGACACGCTGCTGCGGCTGGCGCGGGCAGCGTGCGTCGATGACCACCGCGTCGTCTTTCCGCGCCGTGTCGTGACGCGCGAATCTTCCGCCGACGAGGACAACATCGCGGCGACATCGGACGAATTCCGCCAAGCGCGCGAGCACGGCGATTTCGCGGTGCATTGGGAGGCGCATGGGCATTCCTACGCCTTGTCGACTGGGATCAACGACGATATCCGTGCCGGACGCACGGTCGTCGCCAACGTCTCGCGTACGGTGATCGGCGCACTGCGCCAGACCTATGCGAATGTCGTGGTGGTCGCGATCACGGCACCGCCGGATGTGCTGGCGCAGCGGCTTGCCGCGCGTGCGCGGCACAGCGACGGCAACATCGCCGAACGCCTCGCCCGCAGCGTCGATGAGGCCTCGGCGCCTGCCGATGTCACCATCCTCAACGCCGGCAGCGCGGACTATCACGGCCGCCAGCTCCTGCGCGTGATCAGGAATGACGGTTGGCAGGAATAG
- a CDS encoding alpha-D-ribose 1-methylphosphonate 5-phosphate C-P-lyase PhnJ, which translates to MNAPAYNFAYLDEQTKRMIRRAILKAIAIPGYQVPFASREMPMPYGWGTGGVQVTAAILGPQDVLKVIDQGSDDTTNAISIRKFFAKTAGVATTTATEEATVIQTRHRIPETALHENQVLVYQVPIPEPLRFLEPRETETRRMHALAEYGLMHVKLYEDIARFGHIATAYAYPVKVNARYVMDPSPTPKFDNPKMDNCPALQLFGAGREKRIYAIPPYTKVVSLDFEDHPFEPYRFNAPCALCGAENSYLDEIVTDDKGSRMFVCSDTDYCEGRQAAGHHGSLSAAPYKEKAGAHG; encoded by the coding sequence ATGAACGCGCCCGCCTACAACTTTGCCTATCTCGACGAGCAGACCAAGCGGATGATCCGCCGCGCTATCCTGAAGGCGATCGCCATTCCCGGCTATCAGGTGCCGTTCGCCAGCCGCGAAATGCCGATGCCCTATGGCTGGGGCACGGGCGGCGTCCAGGTCACCGCCGCGATCCTCGGTCCACAGGACGTGCTGAAGGTGATCGACCAGGGGTCCGACGACACCACCAACGCGATCTCGATCCGCAAGTTCTTTGCCAAGACCGCGGGCGTCGCCACCACGACGGCGACGGAGGAGGCGACCGTGATCCAGACGCGCCACCGCATCCCGGAGACGGCGCTGCATGAGAATCAGGTGCTGGTCTATCAGGTGCCGATCCCGGAGCCGCTGCGCTTCCTCGAGCCGCGCGAGACCGAGACGCGGCGCATGCACGCGCTCGCCGAATACGGCCTGATGCATGTGAAGCTCTATGAGGACATCGCCCGCTTCGGCCACATCGCCACCGCCTATGCCTATCCGGTAAAGGTGAACGCGCGCTACGTCATGGACCCGTCGCCGACGCCGAAATTCGACAATCCCAAGATGGATAATTGCCCGGCGCTGCAACTCTTTGGCGCCGGCCGCGAGAAGCGCATCTACGCGATCCCGCCCTACACGAAGGTGGTGTCACTCGATTTCGAGGATCACCCGTTCGAGCCTTACCGCTTCAACGCGCCCTGCGCGCTGTGCGGCGCGGAGAATTCCTATCTCGACGAGATCGTCACCGACGACAAGGGCAGCCGCATGTTCGTCTGCTCGGACACCGATTATTGCGAGGGCCGTCAGGCCGCTGGCCATCACGGCAGCCTCAGCGCTGCGCCGTACAAGGAGAAGGCGGGCGCACATGGCTGA
- the phnK gene encoding phosphonate C-P lyase system protein PhnK produces the protein MADLDALESDQPLLVATSLSKSFGRIAACRDVSFALYPGEVLAIVGESGSGKSTLLQLLSGQLAASGGHVSYRMRDGVARDLATLGEAERRFLFRTDWGFVHQDPAQGLRMAVSAGANVGERLMAVGWNHYGRIRDTASDWLTRVEIDIARIDDAPRTYSGGMRQRLQIARNLVTEPRLVFMDEPTGGLDVSVQARLLDLVRSLVAELHLAVIIVTHDLAVARLLSHRVMVMKGGRVIETGLTDQVLDDPREPYTQLLVSSILPP, from the coding sequence ATGGCTGATCTCGATGCCCTTGAAAGCGACCAGCCGCTGCTGGTCGCGACATCTCTCAGCAAGTCCTTCGGCCGCATCGCCGCGTGCCGCGACGTGTCGTTCGCGCTCTATCCCGGCGAGGTGCTGGCAATCGTCGGCGAGTCCGGTTCGGGCAAGTCGACGCTGCTGCAGCTGCTGTCGGGCCAGCTCGCGGCCAGCGGCGGGCATGTGTCCTATCGGATGCGGGACGGGGTCGCTCGCGATCTCGCCACGCTCGGCGAGGCCGAGCGGCGCTTTCTGTTCCGCACCGATTGGGGATTCGTGCATCAGGATCCCGCGCAGGGCCTGCGCATGGCGGTGTCGGCCGGAGCCAATGTCGGCGAGCGGCTGATGGCGGTGGGCTGGAATCACTATGGTCGCATCCGCGACACCGCATCCGACTGGCTCACGCGTGTCGAGATCGACATCGCCCGCATCGACGATGCGCCGCGGACTTATTCCGGCGGCATGCGCCAGCGCCTCCAGATCGCCCGCAACCTCGTCACCGAGCCGCGGCTGGTGTTCATGGACGAGCCGACCGGCGGGCTTGACGTCTCAGTGCAGGCCCGCCTGCTCGACCTCGTGCGCAGCCTCGTCGCCGAGCTGCATCTGGCCGTCATCATCGTCACCCACGATCTCGCGGTCGCGCGCCTGTTGTCGCACCGCGTGATGGTGATGAAGGGCGGCCGGGTCATCGAGACCGGTCTGACCGACCAGGTGCTCGACGATCCCCGCGAGCCCTATACGCAACTCCTCGTCTCCTCGATTCTGCCGCCATGA
- the phnG gene encoding phosphonate C-P lyase system protein PhnG → MAVLAHAEAGEIAARLRDLGLNSALPAHQDLRAPENGVVMLRGRAGGDGAPFNLGEATVSRAAVRLASGEVGFGYTLGRDGEKARLIALCDALVQSRDFGRAVERDVIAPLREQLMIRRKQAAAETAATKVDFYTMVRGEG, encoded by the coding sequence ATGGCCGTGCTGGCGCACGCGGAGGCGGGCGAGATCGCCGCCCGCCTCCGCGACTTGGGCTTGAACTCGGCTCTGCCGGCCCATCAGGATCTGCGCGCCCCCGAAAACGGCGTCGTCATGCTGCGTGGCCGGGCCGGCGGCGACGGCGCGCCCTTCAATCTCGGCGAAGCCACGGTCTCGCGCGCGGCGGTCCGGCTTGCAAGCGGCGAGGTCGGCTTCGGCTACACGCTCGGGCGGGACGGTGAGAAGGCGCGGCTGATCGCCCTGTGCGATGCGCTGGTGCAGTCCAGGGATTTCGGCAGAGCGGTCGAACGGGACGTTATCGCGCCGTTGCGCGAGCAGCTTATGATTCGCCGCAAGCAGGCGGCGGCCGAGACCGCCGCGACGAAGGTTGATTTCTACACCATGGTGCGCGGTGAGGGGTGA
- the phnF gene encoding phosphonate metabolism transcriptional regulator PhnF, whose amino-acid sequence MSMQDTASSGVALWRLVADGIERGIADGRFAAGDKLPGEMEIAETYRVNRHTVRRALAALAERGLVRAERGSGTYVEAQKLAYPLRSRTRFSEIVGAEGREPHGRLIEATEDVATRELARELGLKTGAPLVRIEAIRLADRTPICVSTTWLSAVLFPDAGAVFAATRSMTKLLEHFGVRDYRRGATRITAGIVDATDAARLDLALGRPILVVDATDHDLAGKPLMTKHSRFAAERVEFLVENG is encoded by the coding sequence ATGAGCATGCAAGACACTGCGTCGTCGGGCGTTGCGCTGTGGCGCCTCGTTGCCGACGGCATCGAGCGCGGCATCGCCGACGGCCGCTTTGCGGCCGGCGACAAATTGCCGGGCGAGATGGAGATCGCCGAAACCTATCGCGTCAACCGCCACACCGTGCGGCGCGCGCTGGCGGCCCTTGCCGAGCGCGGCCTGGTGCGGGCCGAGCGCGGCAGCGGAACCTATGTCGAGGCGCAGAAGCTCGCCTATCCCTTGCGTTCGCGTACCCGCTTTTCCGAGATCGTCGGCGCCGAGGGGCGCGAACCGCATGGCCGGCTGATCGAGGCAACGGAGGACGTCGCGACGCGCGAGCTGGCGCGGGAGCTCGGATTGAAGACCGGCGCGCCCTTGGTGCGGATCGAGGCCATCCGCCTCGCCGATCGCACGCCGATCTGCGTCTCGACCACCTGGCTGTCGGCCGTGCTGTTTCCCGACGCGGGCGCCGTGTTCGCCGCGACGCGCTCGATGACGAAACTGCTCGAACATTTCGGCGTGCGCGACTATCGCCGCGGCGCGACCCGGATCACCGCCGGCATCGTGGACGCGACCGATGCGGCCCGGCTCGATCTCGCGCTGGGACGCCCGATCCTGGTGGTCGACGCGACCGACCACGATCTGGCCGGCAAGCCGCTGATGACCAAGCATTCGCGCTTCGCCGCGGAGCGGGTGGAGTTTCTGGTGGAGAACGGCTGA
- a CDS encoding carbon-phosphorus lyase complex subunit PhnI, protein MYVAVKGGERAIENAHRLLANVRRGDQAVPEVTLDQISGQLGLAVDRVMSEGSLYDRELASLAIKQARGDLIEAIFLVRAFRATMPRFGASEPVDTGAMRVQRRVSSTFKDIPGGQILGPTFDYTHRLLDPSLAQGFVPEAPATAEASTAPTPRVTDILGRDGLIESSPQAEDGASVGDLTREPLNFPADRDLRLQNLARGDEGFLLAMGYSTQRGYGRNHPFAGEIRFGEVEVDFVAEDAGFAVPLGSIELTECQMVNQFKGSATEAPCFTRGYGLAFGQSERKTMSMALVDRALRARELGEEVRAPAQDEEFVMSHSDNVQATGFVEHLKLPHYVDFQSELGLLRKLRQEFADAQAPDAMKEAAE, encoded by the coding sequence ATGTATGTCGCAGTCAAAGGCGGCGAACGCGCCATTGAGAACGCCCACCGCCTGCTCGCCAATGTGCGGCGCGGCGACCAAGCCGTTCCGGAGGTCACGCTCGACCAGATCTCGGGGCAGCTTGGGCTGGCCGTCGACCGCGTCATGAGCGAAGGCTCGCTCTACGACCGTGAGCTCGCCTCGCTTGCGATCAAGCAGGCACGCGGCGATCTGATCGAGGCGATCTTCCTGGTCCGCGCCTTCCGCGCCACGATGCCGCGGTTCGGCGCGAGCGAGCCGGTCGACACCGGCGCGATGCGGGTGCAGCGGCGGGTGTCCTCGACCTTCAAGGACATTCCGGGCGGCCAGATCCTCGGGCCGACCTTCGACTATACCCACCGCCTGCTCGATCCCTCGCTCGCGCAAGGTTTTGTGCCGGAGGCGCCGGCGACTGCTGAGGCGTCGACGGCGCCAACGCCGCGCGTGACCGACATTCTCGGCCGCGACGGGCTGATCGAATCCTCGCCGCAGGCCGAAGACGGCGCCAGCGTCGGCGATCTCACCCGCGAGCCGCTGAATTTTCCGGCGGACCGTGACCTGCGCCTGCAAAACCTCGCGCGCGGCGACGAAGGCTTCTTGCTGGCGATGGGCTATTCCACCCAGCGCGGCTATGGCCGCAACCATCCCTTCGCAGGCGAGATCCGCTTCGGCGAGGTCGAGGTGGACTTTGTCGCGGAGGACGCCGGATTCGCCGTGCCGCTGGGCTCGATCGAACTCACCGAGTGCCAGATGGTCAATCAGTTCAAGGGCTCTGCGACGGAAGCGCCGTGCTTCACCCGCGGTTATGGCCTCGCCTTCGGCCAGAGCGAGCGCAAGACCATGTCGATGGCGCTGGTCGATCGCGCACTTCGCGCCCGCGAGCTAGGCGAGGAGGTGCGTGCGCCGGCGCAGGACGAGGAATTCGTGATGTCGCATTCGGACAACGTCCAGGCGACCGGCTTCGTCGAGCATCTGAAGCTGCCGCACTACGTCGATTTCCAGTCCGAGCTCGGCCTCTTGCGCAAGCTGCGTCAGGAGTTCGCGGATGCCCAGGCGCCCGATGCCATGAAGGAAGCCGCGGAATGA
- a CDS encoding alpha-D-ribose 1-methylphosphonate 5-triphosphate diphosphatase, which produces MNAPKDIVIANARIVLADRVIEQGWLALANGRIAEIGEGRAPAGAEDAGGDLIMPGLIELHTDHLEAHYVPRPKVFWNPVAAVISYDGQLATSGITTVFDSLRVWREDGAEEVDGRAGVLAAAITTARDGDLLRADHFLHLRCEIPMPSVVEEARELIDRPDVKLMSLMDHTPGQRQFRDEVKLRDYYRGKGGGKTDAELDELFAKRFEYQKAYAATNMREIVALAQAYRIPLASHDDTTDENVADAVRDGVAVAEFPTTLQAARGLHEAGIDILMGAPNVVRGGSHSGNIAAVDLAREGLLDILSSDYIPSSLLMGALQLPEHVPAISLPAAIRTVTKAPAEAVGLTDRGEIAIGKRADLIRVHVAGHVPVVRSVWREGSRVA; this is translated from the coding sequence ATGAACGCCCCGAAGGACATCGTGATCGCCAATGCCAGGATCGTGCTGGCCGACCGGGTGATCGAGCAAGGCTGGCTCGCCCTTGCCAATGGCCGCATTGCCGAGATCGGCGAGGGCCGGGCGCCAGCAGGTGCGGAGGATGCCGGCGGCGACCTGATCATGCCAGGCCTGATCGAGCTCCACACCGACCATCTCGAAGCCCATTACGTGCCGCGCCCGAAAGTGTTCTGGAATCCGGTCGCCGCCGTCATCTCCTATGACGGCCAGCTCGCGACCTCGGGCATCACCACGGTGTTCGATTCGCTGCGTGTCTGGCGCGAGGACGGCGCCGAGGAGGTCGATGGTCGCGCCGGCGTGCTCGCCGCCGCGATCACGACCGCGCGTGACGGCGACTTGCTGCGCGCCGACCACTTCCTGCATCTGCGCTGCGAAATCCCGATGCCGAGCGTGGTCGAGGAGGCCAGGGAGCTGATCGACCGCCCCGACGTCAAGCTGATGTCGCTGATGGATCATACCCCCGGCCAGCGCCAGTTCCGCGACGAGGTCAAGTTGCGCGACTATTATCGCGGCAAGGGCGGTGGCAAGACCGATGCCGAGCTCGACGAGCTGTTCGCCAAGCGTTTCGAGTACCAGAAGGCCTATGCCGCCACCAACATGCGCGAGATCGTGGCGCTGGCGCAAGCCTACAGGATCCCGCTCGCAAGCCATGACGACACCACCGACGAGAACGTCGCGGACGCAGTGCGCGACGGCGTCGCCGTGGCGGAGTTCCCGACCACGCTGCAGGCCGCGCGCGGCCTGCACGAGGCCGGCATCGACATCCTCATGGGCGCGCCCAACGTCGTGCGCGGCGGCTCGCATTCCGGCAACATCGCCGCGGTCGATCTGGCCCGCGAGGGCCTGCTCGACATCCTGTCCTCGGATTACATCCCGTCCAGCCTCTTGATGGGCGCGCTGCAACTGCCCGAGCATGTGCCCGCGATCAGCCTTCCGGCGGCGATCCGGACGGTGACGAAGGCGCCGGCCGAGGCGGTTGGCCTCACCGACCGCGGCGAGATCGCGATCGGCAAGCGCGCCGACCTCATTCGCGTGCATGTAGCAGGCCACGTTCCGGTCGTCCGCAGCGTCTGGCGCGAAGGCAGCCGCGTCGCATGA
- the phnH gene encoding phosphonate C-P lyase system protein PhnH, with protein sequence MTTIAELPPGFVDKVLSAQSTFRSVMDAMARPGSVRRIVPGAGAPDRMMRGTAAIALTLFDHDTPLWLDARMAESSDLVKWLKFHTGAPVVQDSSIASFALISDGAELPPLECFALGTSEYPDRSTTLIIQVDHLGSGRSFELRGPGIDGAATLQASIKPFDLFERLHVNEALFPRGIDVVLVADDALVAIPRTTRVVSKGS encoded by the coding sequence ATGACCACGATTGCGGAACTGCCGCCGGGTTTCGTCGACAAGGTGCTATCGGCGCAATCGACTTTTCGCTCGGTGATGGACGCGATGGCGCGGCCCGGCTCGGTCCGGCGCATCGTGCCGGGAGCGGGGGCGCCCGACAGGATGATGCGCGGCACCGCCGCGATCGCGCTGACGCTGTTCGACCATGATACGCCGCTCTGGCTCGATGCGCGCATGGCGGAGAGCTCGGATTTGGTGAAATGGCTGAAATTCCACACCGGCGCGCCGGTGGTGCAGGATTCCTCGATCGCAAGCTTCGCGCTGATCAGCGATGGCGCGGAGCTTCCGCCGCTCGAATGCTTCGCGCTCGGCACCAGCGAATATCCGGATCGGTCGACCACATTGATCATCCAGGTCGATCATCTGGGCTCGGGACGCAGCTTCGAGCTGCGAGGTCCGGGGATCGACGGCGCCGCGACGCTCCAGGCCTCGATCAAGCCGTTCGATCTGTTCGAGCGCCTGCATGTCAACGAGGCGCTGTTTCCGCGCGGCATCGATGTCGTGCTGGTCGCCGATGACGCATTGGTGGCGATCCCCCGCACCACGCGCGTCGTGAGCAAGGGAAGCTAA
- a CDS encoding SDR family NAD(P)-dependent oxidoreductase, with protein MTHDLKGRTALVTGGSRGIGAAVCRALAASGAAVAINCREQIGQAEQLAGEIVKQGGRAIVVAADVSQAGAVAGLVERVTGGLGPIDILVNNAGIAITRGIEDLTEEDFDRTILINLKSVFLCTQAVLPSMRARKWGRIVNISSGAARGAGSIGPHYNASKAGMEGLTRGYAARLVKDGITVNAVAPSLIETDMMSGPPQLVSRIPLGRFGTADEVAKAVMLLVDNAYMTGQTIALSGGMAFN; from the coding sequence ATGACGCATGATTTGAAGGGACGCACCGCGCTCGTGACCGGCGGCTCACGCGGGATTGGCGCTGCCGTCTGTCGCGCGCTGGCCGCATCAGGCGCGGCGGTGGCGATCAACTGCCGCGAACAGATCGGCCAAGCCGAGCAGCTTGCAGGCGAGATCGTCAAGCAGGGCGGCCGCGCCATCGTCGTTGCCGCCGACGTCTCGCAAGCCGGGGCCGTGGCCGGCTTGGTCGAACGCGTGACAGGCGGGCTCGGACCGATCGACATCCTCGTCAACAACGCCGGCATCGCCATCACGCGCGGCATCGAGGATCTCACCGAGGAGGATTTCGACCGAACGATCCTGATCAATCTGAAATCCGTCTTCCTGTGCACGCAGGCGGTGCTGCCCTCTATGCGAGCGCGGAAATGGGGCCGCATCGTCAACATCTCCTCGGGCGCAGCGCGCGGCGCTGGCTCTATCGGACCGCACTACAATGCATCCAAGGCCGGCATGGAGGGCTTGACGCGAGGCTATGCGGCGCGGCTGGTGAAGGACGGCATCACCGTCAATGCGGTGGCGCCGTCGCTGATCGAGACCGACATGATGAGCGGCCCGCCCCAGCTCGTCAGCCGCATCCCGCTCGGCCGCTTCGGAACGGCGGATGAGGTGGCCAAGGCGGTGATGCTGCTGGTGGACAATGCCTATATGACCGGACAGACGATCGCGCTGAGCGGCGGTATGGCGTTCAATTGA